One Ranitomeya imitator isolate aRanImi1 chromosome 1, aRanImi1.pri, whole genome shotgun sequence DNA window includes the following coding sequences:
- the LOC138658003 gene encoding olfactory receptor 1L4-like — protein sequence MEFLNKTSSRFILIGLSTNPWLQPLYFMIFLVMYIVTVTGNLLIIAVVRTEPRLQTPMYFFLSNLSLIDLCFSSTIVPKLLMSTLAEDKSISFWGCAIQMYFHLALGGTECIILAIMAYDRYVAICHPLHYNTIMNLKRCFLLSVGTWSLNFLNSIYYAFITFRLPFCRSKNVNHYFCEMPPLFRLSCTETEMNEIAVYVSGGIVGLCSFVLTLLSYVHIILTVIRMRSSTGRRKAFSTCASHLSVVSLYYGTIVFMYLRPRGSYSADRDRSVAILYTVVTPMFNPIIYSIRNKEVKESVRKMILGRSQLTTLTFHH from the coding sequence ATGGAATTCTTGAATAAAACATCATCTAGATTTATCTTGATTGGTCTTTCCACCAACCCATGGCTTCAACCTCTATATTTTATGATATTTTTAGTAATGTATATAGTTACTGTAACAGGGAATCTTTTAATCATTGCAGTGGTAAGGACTGAACCTCGACTACAGACCCCTATGTACTTTTTCCTCAGTAACCTCTCACTCATAGACCTCTGTTTTTCATCCACCATTGTGCCGAAACTTCTCATGAGTACATTGGCTGAAGACAAGAGTATCTCTTTCTGGGGATGTGCCATTCAGATGTATTTCCACCTAGCTTTGGGAGGCACTGAGTGTATTATATTGGCCATCATGGCCTATGATAGATATGTGGCCATTTGTCACCCCTTACACTACAACACTATCATGAACTTAAAACGTTGCTTTCTTCTCTCTGTCGGAACATGGTCATTAAATTTCCTGAATTCAATTTATTATGCTTTCATCACTTTCCGGCTGCCTTTCTGTAGGTCTAAGAATGTGAATCACTACTTCTGTGAGATGCCTCCTCTTTTTCGATTGTCCTGTACAGAAACTGAAATGAATGAAATAGCAGTTTATGTCTCTGGTGGGATTGTAGGTCTTTGCTCTTTTGTGTTGACACTTCTGTCCTATGTTCACATCATTTTAACTGTGATAAGGATGCGTTCAAGCACTGGAAGACGTAAAGCCTTCTCGACTTGCGCCTCCCACCTTTCAGTAGTTTCTCTATACTATGGCACCATTGTTTTTATGTATTTACGTCCTCGGGGGAGCTACTCTGCAGATCGAGACAGATCTGTGGCCATTCTTTATACTGTGGTTACCCCCATGTTTAACCCCATTATTTACAGCATAAGAAATAAGGAAGTTAAAGAAAGTGTGAGGAAAATGATTCTTGGACGTTCTCAGTTAACAACTCTTACATTTCATCACTga